One segment of Chionomys nivalis chromosome 3, mChiNiv1.1, whole genome shotgun sequence DNA contains the following:
- the Cldn5 gene encoding claudin-5 — protein sequence MGSAALEILGLVLCLVGWVGLILACGLPMWQVTAFLDHNIVTAQTTWKGLWMSCVVQSTGHMQCKVYESVLALSAEVQAARALTVGAVLLALVALFVTLTGAQCTTCVAPGPVKARVALTGGALYALCGLLALVPLCWFANIVVREFYDPAVPVSQKYELGAALYIGWAASALLMCGGGLVCCGAWVCSGRPEFSFPVKYSAPRRPAANGEYDKKNYV from the coding sequence ATGGGGTCCGCAGCGTTGGAAATTCTGGGTCTGGTGCTGTGCCTGGTAGGTTGGGTGGGCTTGATCCTGGCGTGTGGGCTGCCCATGTGGCAGGTGACTGCCTTTCTGGATCACAACATCGTGACGGCGCAGACGACTTGGAAGGGGCTGTGGATGTCGTGCGTGGTGCAGAGTACAGGACACATGCAGTGCAAGGTGTATGAGTCTGTACTGGCGCTGAGTGCCGAGGTGCAGGCAGCTCGGGCACTCACCGTGGGCGCTGTACTGCTGGCACTGGTGGCCCTCTTTGTTACCTTGACCGGCGCGCAATGCACCACCTGCGTGGCCCCGGGTCCAGTGAAGGCACGCGTGGCACTCACGGGCGGAGCGCTTTACGCGCTGTGCGGGCTGCTGGCGCTCGTGCCGCTCTGCTGGTTCGCCAACATCGTGGTCCGCGAGTTCTACGATCCTGCAGTGCCGGTGTCTCAGAAGTACGAGCTGGGCGCGGCGCTGTACATCGGATGGGCGGCCTCCGCTCTGCTCATGTGCGGCGGCGGCCTCGTGTGCTGCGGGGCTTGGGTCTGCTCCGGCCGCCCGGAGTTCAGCTTCCCGGTCAAGTACTCGGCACCGCGGCGGCCCGCAGCCAATGGCGAATACGACAAGAAGAACTACGTCTAA